One Pseudorasbora parva isolate DD20220531a chromosome 8, ASM2467924v1, whole genome shotgun sequence DNA window includes the following coding sequences:
- the nherf4a gene encoding Na(+)/H(+) exchange regulatory cofactor NHE-RF3 isoform X1, with product MLHLNVYLAPSRSPVLSRIMRFTTDPVDAPELPKKFTFNPKEGIDNPALVISDDKEPDVHPRLCVLKREEGQGFGFYLSKDTGCRGHVVRQVEPWSSAERAGLRKGDRVLEVNEDFVDDKAHSTVVMKVQVSGLKLYLSVLSDQDYEFAVSEGRDLMSLARSFHPIEGCSRPRLCYIAKEPGSGLGLSIIPIEGERGRYRLSVVGDGPAEKAGVQNGDRLIWINGVMISALTYAALSKMVKKCEGHVTVLVIDSRSEESYKRMNLPIIPAFAKTHNLPYRPKTLHLTQGPQGYGFLLRQEKLRSGRIAHVLREIDPCSPAETAGMEDGELVLAVNGEQVEDAEHEGIVSKIRQSGQQVTLTTISIPDRDYYTQLGISPLLFYEDHIPKREHFPKPPPLHHEGHQNPPHPRLCVLHKEGSGFGFNLGCVQNKPGTYIGQVMTGSAGERAGLCEWDVVVEVNGQNVEEEYFDEVVRLIREGGTPLRLLVVEGVGYEKLRNTRQTSSSGLNLHSNTVPDAPQDDFV from the exons ATGCTTCATTTGAATGTGTACCTTGCACCCTCACGAAGCCCAGTGCTCAGCAGGATCATGAGATTCACCACAG ATCCAGTGGATGCCCCAGAGTTACCAAA GAAGTTCACCTTCAACCCGAAAGAAGGGATTGACAACCCTGCTTTAGTAATCTCAGATGACAAAG AGCCTGATGTGCATCCGCGGCTGTGTGTTCTGAAGAGGGAGGAGGGTCAGGGCTTTGGCTTCTACCTGAGCAAGGACACTGGCTGCAGGGGACATGTGGTGCGGCAGGTGGAGCCTTGGAGCAGTGCAGAGCGGGCCGGGCTGAGGAAGGGGGACCGTGTTTTGGAGGTCAATGAGGACTTTGTGGATGACAAGGCACACTCGACA GTAGTGATGAAGGTGCAAGTGTCTGGACTAAAGCTATATCTGTCAGTGCTGAGTGATCAGGATTATGAGTTTGCAGTTTCGGAGGGAAGAGACCTCATGTCGCTCGCTAGATCTTTCCATCCCATAGAGGGCTGTTCTCGTCCACGGTTATGCTACATAGCTAAAGAGCCTGGCAGCGGCTTAGGCCTCAGCATCATTCCGATTGAAG GTGAACGGGGCCGTTATCGTCTCAGCGTTGTGGGTGATGGTCCAGCTGAGAAAGCCGGAGTCCAGAATGGAGATAGGCTGATCTGGATCAATGGAGTCATGATTTCAGCGCTCACATATGCAGCACTCTCAAAAATG GTGAAGAAATGTGAGGGCCATGTGACTGTCTTGGTCATTGACAGCAGGAGTGAAGAGAGTTATAAACGCATGAATTTACCCATAATTCCTGCTTTTGCCAAAACTCATAATCTACCCTACAGACCAAAAACACTACACCTGACTCAAGGACCACAGGGATATGGGTTCCTGTTAAGGCAAGAAAAATTACGATCTGGACGCATTG CTCACGTATTACGAGAGATCGACCCCTGCAGCCCAGCTGAGACTGCAGGAATGGAGGATGGAGAACTTGTGCTAGCGGTAAAcggggagcaggtggaggatgCGGAGCATGAGGGCATTGTCAGCAAAATACGGCAAAGCGGCCAGCAGGTCACCCTAACCACCATCTCCATCCCAGACAGAGACTATTACACACAG CTGGGTATTTCTCCGTTGCTGTTCTATGAAGACCATATTCCAAAAAGGGAACATTTCCCTAAACCTCCCCCACTACATCATGAGGGACACCAAAATCCACCACACCCTCGACTTTGTGTGCTTCACAAAGAGGGCTCTGGATTTGGCTTCAACCTTGGCTGTGTTCAGAATAAGCCTGGGACTTATATCGGCCAG GTGATGACAGGGAGTGCAGGAGAGAGAGCTGGGCTGTGTGAGTGGGATGTGGTGGTAGAAGTAAATGGACAGAATGTTGAGGAAGAGTATTTTGATGAAGTGGTGAGGCTGATAAGAGAGGGAGGAACTCCTCTCAGGCTGCTAGTCGTGGAGGGAGTAGGGTATGAGAAACTGAGAAACACCAGACAGACTTCAAGTTCAGGACTAAATCTTCACAGTAACACG GTTCCAGATGCTCCTCAAGATGATTTTGTATGA
- the nherf4a gene encoding Na(+)/H(+) exchange regulatory cofactor NHE-RF4 isoform X2: MRFTTDPVDAPELPKKFTFNPKEGIDNPALVISDDKEPDVHPRLCVLKREEGQGFGFYLSKDTGCRGHVVRQVEPWSSAERAGLRKGDRVLEVNEDFVDDKAHSTVVMKVQVSGLKLYLSVLSDQDYEFAVSEGRDLMSLARSFHPIEGCSRPRLCYIAKEPGSGLGLSIIPIEAGERGRYRLSVVGDGPAEKAGVQNGDRLIWINGVMISALTYAALSKMVKKCEGHVTVLVIDSRSEESYKRMNLPIIPAFAKTHNLPYRPKTLHLTQGPQGYGFLLRQEKLRSGRIAHVLREIDPCSPAETAGMEDGELVLAVNGEQVEDAEHEGIVSKIRQSGQQVTLTTISIPDRDYYTQLGISPLLFYEDHIPKREHFPKPPPLHHEGHQNPPHPRLCVLHKEGSGFGFNLGCVQNKPGTYIGQVMTGSAGERAGLCEWDVVVEVNGQNVEEEYFDEVVRLIREGGTPLRLLVVEGVGYEKLRNTRQTSSSGLNLHSNTVPDAPQDDFV; the protein is encoded by the exons ATGAGATTCACCACAG ATCCAGTGGATGCCCCAGAGTTACCAAA GAAGTTCACCTTCAACCCGAAAGAAGGGATTGACAACCCTGCTTTAGTAATCTCAGATGACAAAG AGCCTGATGTGCATCCGCGGCTGTGTGTTCTGAAGAGGGAGGAGGGTCAGGGCTTTGGCTTCTACCTGAGCAAGGACACTGGCTGCAGGGGACATGTGGTGCGGCAGGTGGAGCCTTGGAGCAGTGCAGAGCGGGCCGGGCTGAGGAAGGGGGACCGTGTTTTGGAGGTCAATGAGGACTTTGTGGATGACAAGGCACACTCGACA GTAGTGATGAAGGTGCAAGTGTCTGGACTAAAGCTATATCTGTCAGTGCTGAGTGATCAGGATTATGAGTTTGCAGTTTCGGAGGGAAGAGACCTCATGTCGCTCGCTAGATCTTTCCATCCCATAGAGGGCTGTTCTCGTCCACGGTTATGCTACATAGCTAAAGAGCCTGGCAGCGGCTTAGGCCTCAGCATCATTCCGATTGAAG CAGGTGAACGGGGCCGTTATCGTCTCAGCGTTGTGGGTGATGGTCCAGCTGAGAAAGCCGGAGTCCAGAATGGAGATAGGCTGATCTGGATCAATGGAGTCATGATTTCAGCGCTCACATATGCAGCACTCTCAAAAATG GTGAAGAAATGTGAGGGCCATGTGACTGTCTTGGTCATTGACAGCAGGAGTGAAGAGAGTTATAAACGCATGAATTTACCCATAATTCCTGCTTTTGCCAAAACTCATAATCTACCCTACAGACCAAAAACACTACACCTGACTCAAGGACCACAGGGATATGGGTTCCTGTTAAGGCAAGAAAAATTACGATCTGGACGCATTG CTCACGTATTACGAGAGATCGACCCCTGCAGCCCAGCTGAGACTGCAGGAATGGAGGATGGAGAACTTGTGCTAGCGGTAAAcggggagcaggtggaggatgCGGAGCATGAGGGCATTGTCAGCAAAATACGGCAAAGCGGCCAGCAGGTCACCCTAACCACCATCTCCATCCCAGACAGAGACTATTACACACAG CTGGGTATTTCTCCGTTGCTGTTCTATGAAGACCATATTCCAAAAAGGGAACATTTCCCTAAACCTCCCCCACTACATCATGAGGGACACCAAAATCCACCACACCCTCGACTTTGTGTGCTTCACAAAGAGGGCTCTGGATTTGGCTTCAACCTTGGCTGTGTTCAGAATAAGCCTGGGACTTATATCGGCCAG GTGATGACAGGGAGTGCAGGAGAGAGAGCTGGGCTGTGTGAGTGGGATGTGGTGGTAGAAGTAAATGGACAGAATGTTGAGGAAGAGTATTTTGATGAAGTGGTGAGGCTGATAAGAGAGGGAGGAACTCCTCTCAGGCTGCTAGTCGTGGAGGGAGTAGGGTATGAGAAACTGAGAAACACCAGACAGACTTCAAGTTCAGGACTAAATCTTCACAGTAACACG GTTCCAGATGCTCCTCAAGATGATTTTGTATGA
- the nlrx1 gene encoding NLR family member X1, which yields MWRVGRPSRMEVLRWRCQGLSKDVCCKRHTRALETTLNLSLRSDGIFGSVKQRHFSFPIKTASSYRNTWREMKTSMCYSICGFNSRFYCTGEPVTDPIEIHKQKLALWFSHLPQEERQFGGYFSPETMHVEPLILERHPDEDRGLSPFKAKESVSLRPSLTVEQLFDASNNVNKARGLNVLLYGAVGTGKSTVVRKLVLDWCAGSIFSQFKLVLPFSCEDLAHLSKPTSLRDLVGRKYMHLRKTPYLGGDTDKAKDVLFIFNGMEKMKLDFRIGSTELCNDPNEALPSGAVVVNLLRKYLLPEASILVTTRLSAVDNIPKKYIRRYVQICGFNDPDRQRAYFTSRLLQQNEDKPDKAAEMLIEMLYLNLQRESQLATACFLPSYCWLTCATLHLLHFTDTKAPIRTLTGTYTSFMRLNFGGEVITLDGNISSQEQTNSLMLYVVRTVGKLAFDGITNKRTSFSDEELEQWVGGKTKTDEELQQLAVFRTDVLDFFLVSRDDHVTDSESVGRRYMFAVPAMQEYLAALYVVLGENKSVLEKLTREVSEALGQASEDITSLLSILSKIIPFRIFAIFNLLKLFPKLFERLNSHSKGRIANTMAAEMFRSEDSFNEDVLDQVEQSLLGVHGPQPQQETYTRAFELYPIFMGGLLHYGNRRLLDQLGCNIKSHTVSQITRALRKHLIKESKKNQPPEELMDLLVLLYEFQNPRLTAEILQSIKTINLSTIRMTPHKCFVLSTVLGCTRSRFHLNELNLSSCHITPELMQLLWPAFHHTSNLNLQFNSLGPESCILLRDLLLEPNCTIKSLQLCDNYLSDTGISHLLEGLSGNHSLQKLHLMHTGLGDQSAQMLAERLGQHGMLKELNVAYNNIGDSAALTLVDACREHPSIHTVHLYLNQLTDVGKQSLYVHGDPRVKEGRRVKVLASVTEGSDISEDWHPILSVIGKNSLSWDRERVREQLLVFLKDLEWGRKQHPSFWKKMHFRRVESGVRQTLSLLEKSSQTGKGTATK from the exons ATGTGGCGAGTTGGAAGACCATCGCGAATGGAAGTGTTAAGATGGAGATGCCAAGGGTTATCAAAAGATGTCTGCTGCAAACGTCACACCAGGGCTCTTGAAACAA CCCTTAACTTAAGCCTCCGATCAGATGGCATCTTCGGTAGCGTAAAACAACGTCACTTTTCATTCCCAAT CAAGACAGCAAGCTCGTACAGAAATACATGGAGAGAAATGAAAACATCAATGTGCTATTCCATCTGTGGATTCAACTCCAGGTTCTATTGTACCGGCGAGCCTGTCACAG ATCCCATTGAGATCCACAAACAGAAGTTGGCATTATGGTTCAGTCACCTTCCTCAAGAAGAGAGACAATTCGGTGGCTACTTTTCTCCCGAAACTATGCATGTGGAGCCACTAATCCTAGAACGTCATCCTGATGAGGATAGGGGACTTAGTCCCTTCAAGGCAAAGGAAAGTGTATCTCTACGCCCCTCTCTCACAGTTGAACAGCTCTTTGACGCTAGTAATAATGTAAACAAGGCACGAGGACTAAATGTTTTGCTATATGGGGCTGTCGGCACAGGGAAAAGTACTGTCGTCCGTAAACTGGTGCTGGATTGGTGTGCTGGATCAATTTTCTCCCAGTTCAAACTTGTGTTACCATTCTCCTGTGAGGATCTCGCCCATTTGTCCAAACCAACATCCCTTCGAGACCTCGTAGGCAGGAAATACATGCACCTTCGCAAGACGCCTTATCTTGGTGGAGATACTGACAAGGCTAAGGATGTCCTCTTTATCTTCAATGGAATGGAGAAAATGAAGCTGGATTTTCGTATCGGCTCCACGGAGTTATGCAACGATCCCAATGAGGCTCTCCCATCAGGAGCTGTTGTTGTTAATCTACTTAGGAAGTACCTGCTACCTGAG GCCAGCATTTTGGTTACAACCAGACTATCTGCCGTGGACAACATTCCTAAAAAATACATCAGACGTTATGTACAGATCTGTGGCTTCAATGATCCTGATCGCCAGAGAGCCTACTTCACCAGCAGGCTCTTGCAACAGAATGAAGACAAGCCGGACAAGGCGGCCGAGATGCTTATAGAGATGCTTTACCTAAATCTACAGCGGGAGAGTCAGTTAGCAACCGCCTGCTTCTTACCATCTTACTGCTGGCTCACATGTGCCACTCTtcatttattgcattttactGATACGAAGGCACCGATTCGAACCCTCACTGGCACCTACACCAGCTTCATGAGGCTGAACTTCGGAGGAGAAGTGATAACTTTGGATGGCAACATCTCTTCACaagaacaaacaaactcatTAATGCTCTATGTGGTCCGTACTGTTGGTAAACTAGCTTTTGATGGCATAACCAACAAACGGACATCGTTCTCCGATGAAGAACTGGAGCAGTGGGTCGGTGGCAAGACTAAAACAGACGAAGAGCTCCAGCAACTGGCGGTGTTTCGGACAGATGTGCTTGATTTCTTTCTGGTGTCTCGTGACGATCATGTTACAGATTCTGAATCTGTTGGTAGACGCTACATGTTTGCTGTTCCCGCCATGCAGGAATATCTAGCTGCTCTTTATGTCGTTCTTGGCGAGAACAAAAGCGTCCTGGAAAAATTGACCAGGGAGGTTTCAGAGGCTTTGGGACAAGCCAGTGAGGACATCACAAGCCTACTAAGCATCCTCTCCAAAATCATACCTTTCAGAATCTTTGCCATTTTCAACTTGCTTAAGTTGTTCCCAAAACTCTTTGAGCGTTTAAACAGCCACAGCAAAGGGCGTATTGCAAACACCATGGCGGCGGAAATGTTTCGTTCAGAGGACAGCTTCAATGAAGATGTCTTGGACCAGGTGGAGCAAAGTCTTCTGGGAGTACATGGTCCACAGCCACAACAGGAAACCTACACCAGGGCCTTTGAACTCTACCCTATCTTCATGGGTGGACTTCTTCACTATGGAAACCGGAGGCTGTTAGACCAGCTTGGATGCAACATCAAGAGTCATACAGTTTCTCAGATCACTCGTGCCCTGAGAAAACACCTCATCAAGGAGAGTAAGAAGAATCAGCCTCCTGAGGAACTCATGGACCTTCTGGTTCTGCTGTATGAGTTTCAGAACCCTCGACTCACAGCGGAAATCCTACAGTCGATCAAGACCATCAACTTATCGACTATACGCATGACGCCACACAAGTGCTTTGTGCTGAGCACAGTTCTGGGCTGCACACGCTCGAGATTCCACCTGAATGAGCTCAACCTCTCCTCCTGCCACATCACACCAGAGTTAATGCAGTTGCTCTGGCCAGCCTTCCATCACACTAGCAACCTCAA TCTCCAGTTTAACAGCCTGGGTCCTGAGTCCTGCATTCTACTGCGAGATCTCCTACTTGAGCCCAACTGTACAATTAAGTCATTACA GTTGTGTGACAACTACTTGTCGGACACTGGCATCAGCCATTTACTTGAAGGTCTGTCTGGTAACCACTCTCTGCAAAAGCTGCATCTGATGCACACAGGCCTCGGGGACCAATCGGCACAAATGCTGGCTGAGAGACTGGGCCAGCATGGCATGTTAAAGGAACTGAATGTGGCATACAACAACATCGGAGACAGTGCAGCTCTCACCCTGGTCGATGCTTGTCGTGAACATCCCAGCATCCACACAGTACA CCTGTATCTGAACCAGCTTACCGATGTGGGCAAGCAGTCGCTGTACGTGCATGGGGATCCTCGAGTGAAGGAGGGCCGGCGAGTGAAAGTCCTGGCCTCTGTAACGGAGGGTTCGGACATCTCAGAGGACTGGCATCCCATTCTGAGTGTTATTGGAAAAAATTCTCTTTCTTGGGACAGAGAGCGTGTACGCGAGCAACTGCTGGTCTTCCTGAAAGACCTGGAATGGGGTCGGAAACAGCACCCGagtttctggaaaaaaatgcaCTTCAGGCGAGTAGAGAGCGGTGTGAGGCAAACTCTGAGCTTACTGGAAAAGAGCAGTCAAACGGGAAAAGGGACTGCTACAAAATGA